In Diaphorobacter ruginosibacter, the genomic stretch CTGGAGTCGTTGATGTCGCGCGCCCTGGTCGGAGGAACGCAGGGCGTGATGCAGGTGGCACCGACGGCACCTCAAAATCAGATTCGAATGACCTGTTCATCTCATGATCAAGAAAAAAATCATCATCAGCAATAAGCTGGGACTGCATGCACGCGCATCCGCGAAGTTGACCAAGCTGGCCGGCAGCTGCCCTTGCGATGTGTGGATCACGCGTGGCGAACGCCGGGTGAACGCCAAGAGCATCATGGGCGTCATGATGCTCGCGGCAGGCATCGGCACCGAGATCGAGCTGGAGACCGATGGCGAGCAGGAAGAGCAGTCGATGGAGGCGCTGGTCGCCCTGATCGACGGCAAGTTTGGCGAGGGAGAGTGACGGTCTGCACGCACGCGGACGCGCCATTCGATTGAAGAAATGATGCTGCAGAGGGCCGCGCAGGTGCGGCGATGCAGAGAACGGAGACTCGACGACCATGACATTCGCGATACATGGATTGGCTGTGGCTCCAGGAATTGCCATTGGCCGCGCGGTGATCGCTGCCTCCAGTCGCATGGAGGTGGTGCACTATTTCATCGAGCCGGAGCAGGTCGTTCCAGAGATCAAGCGCCTGCGGGCAGGGCGCGACGCCGTGGTCGAGGAACTGCGGCGCATGCAGGAAGAGCTGCCTGCCGATGTGCCGCACGAGCTGGCCGCGTTGCTGGACGTGCACCTGATGCTGCTGCAGGACGAGTTGCTGGAGAACGGCGTCAAGCGCTGGATTTCCGAGCGCCTGTACAACGCGGAATGGGCCCTCACCACCCAGCTTGAACTTGTCTCGCGGCAATTCGACGAGATGGAGGACGAGTACCTGCGCGAGCGCAAGGCCGACCTCGAGCAGGTGGTCGAGCGCGTGCTGCGATACATGCGTGGTGTCGCCAGCCCCGTCGCACCGCCGGCGAGCCCCAAGCGTGCGCAGGGCATGCTGCCCGGCCTGGGCGAGGAGCTCACCGAGGACCCTCTGGTGCTGATCGCCAACGATCTCTCCCCCGCCGACATGCTGCAGTTCAAGACCAGCCTGTTCGCAGGCTTCGTGACCGACGTCGGCGGCAAGACATCGCACACCGCCATCGTTGCGCGCAGCATGGACATTCCTGCTGTCGTCGGCGCACGCAGCTCCAGTCTGCTGGTGCGGCAGGACGACTGGGTGGTGATCGATGGCGATGCGGGCATCGTCATCGTCAACCCGTCCTCGATCGTGCTGGAGGAGTACAGCTTCCGCCGCCGCCAGGTGTCGCTGGAGCGTGAGAGGCTCTCGCGCCTGCGCCACACGCCCGCAGTGACGCTCGACGGCCAGTCGATCGAGCTCATGGCCAACATCGAGCGCCCCGACGATTGCGATGGCGCGGTGCATGCCGGCGCCGTGGGCGTAGGCCTGTTCCGCACCGAATTCCTGTTCATGGGGCGCGGCGCGAAGCTGCCCGACGAGGACGAGCAGTATGCCGTCTACCGCGAGGCGCTGGAGCGCATGAGCGGCCTGCCGGTCACGCTGCGCACCATCGACATTGGCAACGACAAGCCGCTCGACAAGGGGCATCGGGATGGCGGCTCGCTGAATCCGGCGCTCGGCCTGCGCGCGATCCGCTGGAGCCTGGCCGACACGTCCATGTTCCGCACGCAGCTGCGCGCGGTGCTGCGTGCAGCGCTGCATGGCAAGGTGAACCTGCTTTTTCCGATGCTCTCGAGCATCGGCGAGATCCGCCAGACCCTGGCGCAGCTCGACCTCGCGCGTGCGGAGCTCGATGCGCGTGGCGAGGCATATGGCGATCTGCGGCTGGGCGCGATGATCGAGGTGCCGGCCGCGGCGCTGATGATCCGCAGCTTCCTGAAGCACTTCGATTTCGTCTCGATCGGCACCAATGACCTGGTGCAATACACGCTGGCGATCGACCGTGCGGACGAGGCGGTGGCCCACCTCTTCGATCCGATGCACCCGGCTGTGCTGCGCCTGGTGGCCGACGTGATCCGCGCGGCCAACGAGGCCGGCAAGGAGGTCTGCGTGTGCGGCGAGATGGGTGGCGATGTCACGATGACGCGCCTGCTGCTGGGCTTCGGCCTGCGCTCCTTCTCGATGCACCCCGCGCAGATTCTCGCGGTCAAGCAGGAGATCCTGCGCTCGGACACCCGCAAGCTGTGCGAGTGGTCGCAGTCGATTCTCGCATCGGACGAACCGCTGGCACCCGTGGCCCCGGCCTGAGGGCCACGGGCACCCCTTCGCGCCCGGGTCGCCAACACGCTCTCAGGCGAGTGCTTCGGCAGGTCCGAAGAATTCGTAGTGCACCTGCTCCTGCGGCACGCCCAGCTGCGCGAGCGATTGCTTCACCGAGCGCATGAAACCGCGCGGGCCGAGGAAGTACACGTCGGCGTCGCGTGATGCGGGCAGCCATTCGCCGAGCTGCTCGGCGGTCAGCAGGCCCTCGGCATCCACGGCGTCGGCCGGCGTGGCGCGGTCATAGCAATAGCGGCGCGTGAGCTGCGGATGTTGCCGGGCCAGCGTGTCGATCTGCTCGCGGAACGCATGCACGCCGCGTTCGCGGGCGCAATGGATGAACGTGACCTCGCGCTCGCCCTGCAGTGCCGCCTGCAGCATCGGCAGCGTGGGGGTGATGCCCACGCCGCCGCTGATCAGCACCAGTGGCCTGTCGCCCTGCCGGAGCGTGAAGTTGCCGGCGGGCGGGAACACCTGCAGCGTGTCGCCTTCGTGCACCGCATCGTGCAGATGGTTGGAGGCCTTGCCCCCGGGCTCGCGCTTGACGCTGATGCGCAGGCTCCGGCCGTTGCTTGGTGCGGAGATCGAGTAGTTGCGGCGTTGCTCCTCGCCGTCGATGATGAGGCGCAGGCCCAGGTACTGGCCCGGCTCATGCGCCATCACCGCGCCGCCGTCCGCGGGCACGAGGTGGAACGAGGTGATCTCGCTGCTTTCCTCGACCTTCATCTGCACGATGAATGCGCGTTCGCCGCGCCAGCCGCCGGGAACGCCGGCGTTGCGGTCGTAGGCCTGGGCTTCGGCACCGATCAGGATGTCGGCCAGCTGCTGGTAGGCGGCGCCCCAGGCGGCAATCACTTCATCGGTGGCGATCTCCGCCCCCAGCACCTCGCGGATCGCGCGCAGCAGGCAGGCCCCGACGATGGGATAGTGCCCGGGCTGCACCTGCAGAGCCACGTGCTTGTTGATGATCTGTGCAGGGAGGTCGCCCAGTGCCTCGAGGCGGTCGATGTGCTTGGCGTACATGAGCACGCTGTGCGCGAGCGCCCGGGGCTGGGCACCGGTCTGCTGGTGGGCCGAGTTGAACAGCGGCCGCACTTCGGGGTGCTCGCTCAGCATGATCCGGTAGAAGTGGGTGGTCAGGGCCTCGCCTCCGGTTTCGAGCAGCGGGACGGTGGAACGGACGATGGCTTTCTGGGATTCGGTCAACATCTGAAATGGACTCCTTGGGTACGCATGAAAAGTGGCTGCCCCCCTCAACGCAAGCCCTGTGCCATTGCCAATGCCATTGAGCGACAAGGGTTTGCAAGAATGTGGGTCAATATGACATCGATCAATTAGCGTCTTTATGACTGCTTATGGAGTCAAATTGACAATTTCCGCCACCCTCCATGCACTGATTCCCCTGGTCGCCGATCTGGCAGAGGAGCTTCCCGAGCGAGAGCGCCTGCGCCGACTGCTCGCGGCGCTACGGACCGTGCTCCCGGCCGATGCGGCCGCGCTGCTCCGGCTGGAGGACGGGGAATGGCTGCGACCGCTGGCGATCGACGGACTGGTCCCCGATGCGCTTGGCCGGCGTTTTCGCATTGCGGAGCATCCACGGCTCGCGCAGTTGATGGCGGCGGGCCAGGCCATGCGTTTTGCCCCCGACAGCACGCTGCCCGATCCCTACGATGGTCTCGTGCAGGCGCCTCAAGGAGCGCTGCACGTGCACGACTGCATGGGCTGCGTGCTGCAGGTGGGAGGGGCCACCTGGGGGCTGCTCACGCTCGATTCGCTGACGCAGGGGCGTCTGTCCGGTCCGCATGCGCTCGCCGTGCTCCAGGCCTTCAGCAATCTCGCCGCGGCCACCGTGACCACCGCGGAGCGCGTGAGCGGGCTGGCGCGCTCCGCGGCCCGTGCGGATGGAGGCGGGAGCGCGGCCCGCGAGGCCGAGTCGGCGCCGCGCAGCATGGTGGGGCAAAGCCCGGTCATGCAGAAACTCAAGGCCGACATCGCGCTGGTGGCGCAAAGCGACCTCACCGTGCTGATCACGGGGGACACCGGTGTGGGCAAGGAGCTGGTGGCGCAGGCCGTGCATGCGCGCTCGGCGCGTGCGGGCAGGCCGCTCGTGAGCCTCAATTGCGCCGCACTGCCGGACAACCTGGTTGAGAGCGAGCTCTTCGGCCACGTGCGCGGCGCGTTCACCGGAGCGCTCTCCGAGCGGCGCGGCAAGTTCGAGCAGGCGCATCTGGGGACGCTGTTCCTCGATGAAGTCGGCGAGCTGTCGCTGGCCGTACAGGCCAAGCTGCTGCGGGTGCTGCAAAGCGGCGAACTGCAGCGTCTGGGCTCGGACCGTGGGCACCACGTCGACGTGCGGGTGATCGCTGCGACGAATCGCGATCTCGTGGCGGAGGTCGAGGCCGGACGCATGCGCGCCGATTTCTACCACCGCCTGAGCGTCTATCCGCTGCATGTGCCGGCGCTTCGCGAGCGTGACAGCGATGTGCTGCAGATCGCGGGCTTCTTCCTGGAGGAGAACCGTTCGAGGCTTGCTCTGGGCGGCCTGCGGCTGGATGCGGATGCGCAGGCCGCGCTGCTGCAGCATGCCTGGCCGGGCAACGTACGCGAGCTGGAGCACCGGATCAGCCGCGCGGTGCTCAAGGCATTGAGCCGTGCGCCGGCCGGTGCAGCGCGAAGCGGTGTGTCCCCTCATCGCCCGCGCATGCTGACGCTGCGCGTTCAGGACTTGTGGGATGACGAACAGCCGGGTGCTGCGGCCATTTCGGGCGCGCAAGCCGCAATCCAAAGCGACGTTCCGGGGCGCGTGCCTGCATCGCCGATGGCGGTCGATGTGCCAGCGCTCGGCCTGCGCGCAGCCGTGGAGCAGTACGAGCGCCAACTGATCGAACAAAGCCTTGCACGCAACGGCGCGAGCTGGGCGGCATCCGCGCGCGAGCTGCAACTTGATCGCGCGAACCTGCAGCGACTCGCGCGTCGCCTGGGGGTCCAGGCCCCACGGAAGCCATGAAATGACGCCCTATGCAGGGGGCGTTCTTCATCGTGTGTCAGTCGTCTGCCCATAAAAAACCGCGCCGATCGGGCGCGGTTTCTGTGAAGGGCAGGCTGGAGACGGGTCAGACGCCCGCAGCGTGCGCCTGCTGGTCGGCGTGGTAGCTCGAACGCACCATCGCGCCCACCGCGGCGTGGGTGAAGCCCATCTTGTAGGCCTCTTCCTCGAACATCTTGAAGGTGTCGGGGTGCACGTAGCGACGCACGGGCAGATGGCTGTTGGACGGGGCGAGGTACTGGCCGATGGTGAGCATGTCGATGTTGTGCTCGCGCATGTCGCGCATCACCTGCAGGATCTCCTCGTCCGTCTCGCCCAGGCCCACCATGATGCCGCTCTTGGTTGGCACGCTGGGGTGCAGTGCCTTGAACTTCTTGAGCAGGTTCAGCGAGAACTGGTAGTCCGAACCGGGGCGCGCTTCCTTGTACAGGCGCGGTGCGGTTTCGAGGTTGTGGTTCATCACGTCGGGTGGCGCGGCCTTGAGGATTTCGAGGGCGCGGTCGTCGCGGCCACGGAAATCCGGGACGAGGATCTCGATCTGCGTCTGCGGCGAGAGCTCGCGGATGTTCCGGATGCACTCCACGAAGTGGCCCGAGCCGCCGTCGCGCAGGTCGTCGCGGTCCACGCTGGTGATCACCACGTACTTCAGGCGCAGCTGCGCGATGGTCTTGGCCAGGTTCAGCGGCTCGTTGACGTCGAGCGGGTCGGGGCGGCCGTGGCCCACGTCGCAGAATGGGCAGCGGCGCGTGCACTTGTCGCCCATGATCATGAACGTGGCCGTGCCCTTGCCGAAGCATTCGCCGATGTTGGGGCAGGAGGCTTCCTCGCACACCGTGTGCAGCTTGTTCTCGCGCAGGATGTCCTTGATTTCGTAGAAGCGCGTGGTGGGGCTGCCTGCCTTCACGCGGATCCACTCGGGCTTCTTCAGGACTTCGCCCTGCTCGACCTTGATGGGGATGCGCGAGAGCTTGGCCGCGGCCTTCTGCTTGGCCAGCGGGTTGTAGGCTTCTGCCGATTGCGCTTCGCGCACGACTTCAGGAGTGCTCATATCTGCTCGACTTTGTGTCAGGGTGCAAGGCGGCGTTGCAGTTGCCCGGCAAGAACTTCCGCCGCCTCGTCACTGGTGATGTTGACGCCCATTGTAGAAAGATCGACCGTTCTCAGCCCGGCATAGCCGCACGGGTTGATTCGGGAATAGGGCTCCAGATCCATGTTCACATTGAGCGCCACGCCATGGTAGGTGCAGTGCCGCGAGACCTTGATGCCCAGGGCGGCGATTTTCCCAAGTCCCGTGAAGTCCTGCGCATCGTCCTTGGCAAGACCCTTTTGCGGGCGTTGGGCGAGCAGGGCATGGCTGTGCGGATCATCGAGGCGCACGTACACGCCGGGCGCATGGGCGACGCGATGGCCGACCACGCCGAAATGCGCCAGCGTGCGGATGGCGGCCTCCTCGAGGCGGTAGACATACTCCTTCACGAAGTAGCCCGCGCGGCGCAGGTCGATGAGCGGATAGGCCACCACCTGGCCTGGTCCGTGGTAGGTCACCTGCCCGCCGCGGTTGGTCTGCACGATGGGGATCGGTCCCGGTGCAAGCAGGTGCTCGGCATCGCCCGCGATGCCCTGTGTGAACACGGCATCGTGCTCGCACAGCCAGAGCTCATCGGCGGTTTCGGGAGTGCGTGCCTCAGTGAAGCGCTGCATGGAAAGGGCGGTGTCGACGTAGTCGACCCGCCCGAGTTGGCGAACCTGCATGGTCACGCCAGGCCTTACAGCACGACCTTGACCATGGGGTGGGATGTGAGCGCGCGGTAGAGGTCGTCCAGCTGCTCGCGGCTGGTGGCCAGCACGGTGATCGTCACGCCAAGGTACTTGCCGCCCGAGCTCTTGCGCAATTCGATCGTGGCTGCATCGAACGTGGGATCGAAGCGCTCCGCCACCTGGGTGACCGCATGCACGAAGCCCTCCACGTCGTCGCCCATGACCTTGATGGGGAACTTCGACGGGTATTCGATCAGGGATTCCTTGCGTGGATCAGGGGTTTGCGTGGTGGTCTCTGTGGTCATGGTGGTGTACTCGCTGCTGTTGAATGGAGTGTCACCATCATGTAAGGGCTCTGTGCAGAATCACAAGTGCCACGCCGGGCGCCCTGTAAAGACAGGATTGCGGCGGTTTGGCAAGCACCGTGTTGACTGGTGAGACCGGTCGTTGGTTCGCGGCGACAGTGCATGCGGCAGCCTCCCGAGAATGTAAGAAACAAGGCGGACCCTATCGACCCGTCCGGGTTTCTATTTATAATCAAGAGCTTTGTAAAGTTTTGGTCTGTTACAGGGACGTCGCCATATGAAGAAAAACATGACGCCCGAGACTGAAACTGAGGTTGAAGATTCCGATTTCAAGCCCCTGACCGCGCAAGAAGCGCTGGAGTGGCGCAAGAGGCACGGGACGTTCTCCATCTGGAGGATCGTCGTGGCTCAGGTGCTGGTGGGTTTGGTTGCCGTGCTGGTGGCATGGCTGGTGTCCTCGAAGGCGCAGGTCGCGTATTCGGTGGCATACGGAGCGTTGTCCGTGGTGATCCCCTCCCTGGTCTTTGCCAGAGGTGTGGCGCGCGGACGGGGTTCCGTGGGCGGCGCCATGGTCGGTCTCTTCGGTTGGGAACTGGTCAAGATTTTGTTGACGGTGGCCATGCTGGCGGCTGCACCCCGGATCGTGCCGGAAGTGAGCTGGCTGGCTTTGCTGGCAGGCATGGTTGTCACTATGAAGGCGTACTGGGTCGCATTGTTGTTGCGCCCCCGTACACGAACTGATTGATTAATTGAGAGAAGAGTTGTCCGATGGCCGCAGACGCAAATGCACCAACAGCAAGTGAATACATCGTTCACCACTTGCAGCATCTCCAAAACATCAAGCAGAAGTCCATCATCGACTTCTCGGTGGTGAATCTGGATTCCGTTGCAGTCAGTGTGATTCTGGGTGTCGTGTTTTTGTTCCTCTTCTGGCTTGCAGCCCGCAAGGCGACGTCGGGCGTGCCCGGTCGCTTCCAGGCCGCAGTGGAAATGATGGTCGAGATGGTCGACAACCAGGCCAAGGCCAACATCCACAACGCACAGTCGCGCAAGTTCATTGCTCCTCTGGCGCTCACCGTGTTCGTCTGGATCTTCCTGATGAACGCGATGGACCTGCTGCCGGTCGACCTGCTGCCTGTGCTGTGGCAAGGAGCCACCGGCGATCACCACGCCTACCTGCGCGTCGTGCCGACGGCCGACCTCTCCACCACGCTGGGCCTGTCCTCGGCCGTGCTGATCCTGTGCTTCATCTACAGCATCAAGATCAAGGGCATGGGCGGCTGGGCGCACGAACTGGTGACTGCTCCGTTCGGCACCAGCAAGAATCCTGTCTTCGCCGTGATCCTCGGCGTGGTCAATCTGCTCATGCAGATCATTGAATACGTTGCCAAGACCGTGTCGCATGGCATGCGACTGTTCGGCAACATGTACGCTGGTGAGTTGGTGTTCATGCTGATTGCCCTGATGGGTGGCGCAGCCGCTATGTCGCTCTCTGGTGTGTTGCTCCCCGTGGGGCACATCATTGCAGGCTCTATCTGGGCGATCTTCCACATTCTGATCATCACCCTGCAGGCCTTCATTTTCATGATGCTGACGCTGATTTACCTCGGCCAGGCTCATGAAGCTCACTGATCCTTTCCTTTCCTTTCTTTCTTAACTTTTCTTTCTTTCCCCCTAGGAGTCATCATGGAAAACATTCTCGGTCTCGTCGCTCTGGCTTGTGGTCTGATCGTGGGTCTCGGCGCTATCGGCGCTTCGATCGGTATTGCACTGATGGGTGGCAAGTTCCTGGAATCGTCGGCACGCCAGCCTGAACTGATCAACGAACTGCAAACCAAGATGTTCATCTTGGCCGGTCTGATCGACGCTGCGTTCCTGATCGGTGTTGCTATCGCCCTGCTGTTCGCTTTCGCCAACCCCTTCGTTCTGGCCTAAGCTCCGATCAACGCCCTAGATAGAAAGGTGTTGCCGTGAGTATCAATGCGACCCTGTTCGTTCAGGCCATTGTTTTCCTGATCCTGGCGCTGTTCACGATGAAGTTCGTGTGGCCCCCGATCGCGAAGGCACTGGATGAGCGAGCCCAGAAAATCGCTGATGGTCTCGCTGCTGCTGACCGTGCCAAGACCGAACTCGCCGCTGCAGACCAGCGCGTGAAGCAGGAATTGGCAGCCGCCAGCAACGAAACTGCCACGCGCCTGGCCGATGCCGAGCGCCGCGCGCAGGCCATCATTGAAGAGGCGAAAGCACGCGCTACAGAAGAAGGCAACAAGATTGTCGCTGCAGCCCAGGCCGAAGCCCAACAACAGTCGATTCAAGCCCGCGAGGCACTGCGTGAGCAGGTGGCGGCGCTGGCCGTCAAGGGGGCTGAGCAGATTCTCCGCAAGGAAGTCAATGCTGGAGTCCACGCGGACCTGTTGAACCGTCTGAAGACCGAGCTGTAAGGGAGCAACCATGGCTGAACTCGCCACCATTGCCCGCCCTTACGCTGAGGCGCTGTTCAAGGCCTGCAAGGATGTTGCAGGCGTTGATCTGGCCGCCACGGCTTCCTGGACGGACGAGTTGGCGGCGGTTGCCGCCGACCCCCAAGTCCGCTCGCTGGCCGACAACCCGAAGGTGACTCCCGAGCAACTGCTCGGTTTGTTCACTTCCGTCATCCGCACGCAGCTGCCGGCCATGGCCACGAATTTCCTCAAGACCGTGATCGACAACGGTCGCGTGGACGTGCTGCCGGAGATCGCCGCCCAGTTCCGCTCGCTGGTCAATGCCAGCAAGGGTTCTGCGGACGCCACGGTCTATTCGGCCTTCCCGCTCGATGCAGCCGCGCTTGCCGATCTCCGTGCGACGCTCGAAAAGCGCTTTGGCCGCAAGCTGGAGCTCTCCACGAAGGTGGACGAGTCGCTGATCGGTGGCGTGCGTGTCGTTGTCGGCGACGAGGTGCTCGATACCTCCGTCAAGGCACGACTGGAACAAATGAAAGCAGCCCTCACTGCGTGATGCGGCGAGGACCCGGCTAACCCAAATTGAAGGAAAGAGTCATGCAACTCAATCCCGCTGAAATTTCAGAACTGATCAAGAGCCGCATCGAAGGGCTGGCTGCTGGTGCTGATATCCGTAACCAGGGCACGGTCGTTTCCGTGACTGACGGTATCGTGCGCGTGCATGGCCTGTCCGACGTGATGCAGGGCGAAATGCTGGAATTCCCAGCAGGCTCCGACGGCCAGCCATCGTATGGCCTGGCGCTGAACCTCGAGCGCGACTCCGTCGGCGCCGTGATTCTGGGCGAGTACGAGCACATCTCCGAAGGCGACACCGTCAAGTGCACGGGCCGTATTCTGGAAGTGCCCGTGGGCCCCGAACTCATCGGCCGCGTGGTGAACGCCCTGGGTCAGCCGATCGACGGCAAGGGCCCGATCAATGCCAAGATGACCGACGTGATCGAAAAGGTTGCGCCGGGCGTTATCGCTCGTCAATCCGTGGACCAGCCTCTGCAGACCGGTACCAAGGCCATTGACGCCATGGTGCCAATCGGCCGTGGCCAGCGCGAACTGATCATCGGCGACCGCCAGACCGGCAAGACCGCCGTGGCGATCGACGCCATCATCAACCAGAAGGGCCAGGGCGTTGTCTGCGTGTACGTCGCCATCGGCCAGAAGGCTTCCTCGGTCAAGAACGTGGTGCGTGCTCTCGAGCAGGCCGGCGCGATGGAATACACCATCGTCGTGGCTGCCACCGCTTCCGAATCCGCTGCCATGCAGTACGTGTCGGCCTACTCCGGCTGCACGATGGGCGAATACTTCCGCGACCGCGGCGAAGACGCGCTGATCGTGTATGACGACCTGTCCAAGCAGGCCGTTGCATACCGTCAAGTGTCGCTGCTGCTGCGCCGTCCTCCAGGACGCGAAGCGTTCCCTGGCGACGTGTTCTATCTCCACAGCCGTCTGCTCGAGCGCGCAGCCCGCGTGAACGCCGACTACGTGGAAGCCTTCACCAAGGGTGAAGTCAAGGGCAAGACAGGTTCGCTGACGGCTCTGCCGATCATCGAAACCCAGGCCGGCGACGTGTCCGCATTCGTTCCGACCAACGTGATCTCGATCACCGACGGTCAGATCTTCCTGGAAACCAGCCTGTTCAACGCCGGTATCCGTCCCGCCATCAACGCC encodes the following:
- a CDS encoding HPr family phosphocarrier protein, whose protein sequence is MIKKKIIISNKLGLHARASAKLTKLAGSCPCDVWITRGERRVNAKSIMGVMMLAAGIGTEIELETDGEQEEQSMEALVALIDGKFGEGE
- the ptsP gene encoding phosphoenolpyruvate--protein phosphotransferase codes for the protein MTFAIHGLAVAPGIAIGRAVIAASSRMEVVHYFIEPEQVVPEIKRLRAGRDAVVEELRRMQEELPADVPHELAALLDVHLMLLQDELLENGVKRWISERLYNAEWALTTQLELVSRQFDEMEDEYLRERKADLEQVVERVLRYMRGVASPVAPPASPKRAQGMLPGLGEELTEDPLVLIANDLSPADMLQFKTSLFAGFVTDVGGKTSHTAIVARSMDIPAVVGARSSSLLVRQDDWVVIDGDAGIVIVNPSSIVLEEYSFRRRQVSLERERLSRLRHTPAVTLDGQSIELMANIERPDDCDGAVHAGAVGVGLFRTEFLFMGRGAKLPDEDEQYAVYREALERMSGLPVTLRTIDIGNDKPLDKGHRDGGSLNPALGLRAIRWSLADTSMFRTQLRAVLRAALHGKVNLLFPMLSSIGEIRQTLAQLDLARAELDARGEAYGDLRLGAMIEVPAAALMIRSFLKHFDFVSIGTNDLVQYTLAIDRADEAVAHLFDPMHPAVLRLVADVIRAANEAGKEVCVCGEMGGDVTMTRLLLGFGLRSFSMHPAQILAVKQEILRSDTRKLCEWSQSILASDEPLAPVAPA
- the hmpA gene encoding NO-inducible flavohemoprotein; its protein translation is MLTESQKAIVRSTVPLLETGGEALTTHFYRIMLSEHPEVRPLFNSAHQQTGAQPRALAHSVLMYAKHIDRLEALGDLPAQIINKHVALQVQPGHYPIVGACLLRAIREVLGAEIATDEVIAAWGAAYQQLADILIGAEAQAYDRNAGVPGGWRGERAFIVQMKVEESSEITSFHLVPADGGAVMAHEPGQYLGLRLIIDGEEQRRNYSISAPSNGRSLRISVKREPGGKASNHLHDAVHEGDTLQVFPPAGNFTLRQGDRPLVLISGGVGITPTLPMLQAALQGEREVTFIHCARERGVHAFREQIDTLARQHPQLTRRYCYDRATPADAVDAEGLLTAEQLGEWLPASRDADVYFLGPRGFMRSVKQSLAQLGVPQEQVHYEFFGPAEALA
- the norR gene encoding nitric oxide reductase transcriptional regulator NorR, producing the protein MTISATLHALIPLVADLAEELPERERLRRLLAALRTVLPADAAALLRLEDGEWLRPLAIDGLVPDALGRRFRIAEHPRLAQLMAAGQAMRFAPDSTLPDPYDGLVQAPQGALHVHDCMGCVLQVGGATWGLLTLDSLTQGRLSGPHALAVLQAFSNLAAATVTTAERVSGLARSAARADGGGSAAREAESAPRSMVGQSPVMQKLKADIALVAQSDLTVLITGDTGVGKELVAQAVHARSARAGRPLVSLNCAALPDNLVESELFGHVRGAFTGALSERRGKFEQAHLGTLFLDEVGELSLAVQAKLLRVLQSGELQRLGSDRGHHVDVRVIAATNRDLVAEVEAGRMRADFYHRLSVYPLHVPALRERDSDVLQIAGFFLEENRSRLALGGLRLDADAQAALLQHAWPGNVRELEHRISRAVLKALSRAPAGAARSGVSPHRPRMLTLRVQDLWDDEQPGAAAISGAQAAIQSDVPGRVPASPMAVDVPALGLRAAVEQYERQLIEQSLARNGASWAASARELQLDRANLQRLARRLGVQAPRKP
- the lipA gene encoding lipoyl synthase, producing MSTPEVVREAQSAEAYNPLAKQKAAAKLSRIPIKVEQGEVLKKPEWIRVKAGSPTTRFYEIKDILRENKLHTVCEEASCPNIGECFGKGTATFMIMGDKCTRRCPFCDVGHGRPDPLDVNEPLNLAKTIAQLRLKYVVITSVDRDDLRDGGSGHFVECIRNIRELSPQTQIEILVPDFRGRDDRALEILKAAPPDVMNHNLETAPRLYKEARPGSDYQFSLNLLKKFKALHPSVPTKSGIMVGLGETDEEILQVMRDMREHNIDMLTIGQYLAPSNSHLPVRRYVHPDTFKMFEEEAYKMGFTHAAVGAMVRSSYHADQQAHAAGV
- the lipB gene encoding lipoyl(octanoyl) transferase LipB, which produces MQVRQLGRVDYVDTALSMQRFTEARTPETADELWLCEHDAVFTQGIAGDAEHLLAPGPIPIVQTNRGGQVTYHGPGQVVAYPLIDLRRAGYFVKEYVYRLEEAAIRTLAHFGVVGHRVAHAPGVYVRLDDPHSHALLAQRPQKGLAKDDAQDFTGLGKIAALGIKVSRHCTYHGVALNVNMDLEPYSRINPCGYAGLRTVDLSTMGVNITSDEAAEVLAGQLQRRLAP
- a CDS encoding HP0495 family protein, whose product is MTTETTTQTPDPRKESLIEYPSKFPIKVMGDDVEGFVHAVTQVAERFDPTFDAATIELRKSSGGKYLGVTITVLATSREQLDDLYRALTSHPMVKVVL
- a CDS encoding ATP synthase subunit I, which encodes MKKNMTPETETEVEDSDFKPLTAQEALEWRKRHGTFSIWRIVVAQVLVGLVAVLVAWLVSSKAQVAYSVAYGALSVVIPSLVFARGVARGRGSVGGAMVGLFGWELVKILLTVAMLAAAPRIVPEVSWLALLAGMVVTMKAYWVALLLRPRTRTD
- the atpB gene encoding F0F1 ATP synthase subunit A, whose protein sequence is MAADANAPTASEYIVHHLQHLQNIKQKSIIDFSVVNLDSVAVSVILGVVFLFLFWLAARKATSGVPGRFQAAVEMMVEMVDNQAKANIHNAQSRKFIAPLALTVFVWIFLMNAMDLLPVDLLPVLWQGATGDHHAYLRVVPTADLSTTLGLSSAVLILCFIYSIKIKGMGGWAHELVTAPFGTSKNPVFAVILGVVNLLMQIIEYVAKTVSHGMRLFGNMYAGELVFMLIALMGGAAAMSLSGVLLPVGHIIAGSIWAIFHILIITLQAFIFMMLTLIYLGQAHEAH
- the atpE gene encoding F0F1 ATP synthase subunit C: MENILGLVALACGLIVGLGAIGASIGIALMGGKFLESSARQPELINELQTKMFILAGLIDAAFLIGVAIALLFAFANPFVLA
- a CDS encoding F0F1 ATP synthase subunit B, which translates into the protein MSINATLFVQAIVFLILALFTMKFVWPPIAKALDERAQKIADGLAAADRAKTELAAADQRVKQELAAASNETATRLADAERRAQAIIEEAKARATEEGNKIVAAAQAEAQQQSIQAREALREQVAALAVKGAEQILRKEVNAGVHADLLNRLKTEL
- a CDS encoding F0F1 ATP synthase subunit delta is translated as MAELATIARPYAEALFKACKDVAGVDLAATASWTDELAAVAADPQVRSLADNPKVTPEQLLGLFTSVIRTQLPAMATNFLKTVIDNGRVDVLPEIAAQFRSLVNASKGSADATVYSAFPLDAAALADLRATLEKRFGRKLELSTKVDESLIGGVRVVVGDEVLDTSVKARLEQMKAALTA